In a genomic window of Muntiacus reevesi chromosome 1, mMunRee1.1, whole genome shotgun sequence:
- the LOC136156339 gene encoding olfactory receptor 7G2-like translates to MEARNQTDVSNFYLLGLTDDPELQLHIFFLFLSMYLISLLGNLLIILAVSCDPHLHTPMYFFLSNLSFTDICMSTTTIPKMLVNIQAQTQSITYSGCLTQMCFVMVFAFLENFLLTVMAYDRYVAICHPLRYSIIMNPQNCGLLIIFSLLLSILNALLLSLTALQLSFCKDLEIPHFFCELAQVVKLTCSNTHINDLLLYLVGSIFGVVPLSGIFFSYTRIVSSVLRMPSAGAKLKAFSTCGSHLSVVSLFYGTGFGVYISSILTGSSRKTAVASVMYIVVSQMMNPFIYSLRNRDMKGALRKLISGTPSFLWLCPLPWTCVCRMRQNNS, encoded by the coding sequence ATGGAAGCCAGAAATCAAACAGATGTTTCCAATTTTTATCTCCTGGGATTGACAGATGATCCAGAACTACAGCTCCACATCTTCTTCCTGTTCCTGTCCATGTACCTGATCAGTCTCCtgggaaacctgctcatcatcctggctgtcagctgtgacccccacctccacacccccatgtacttcttcctctccaacctgtcctttacTGACATCTGCATGAGCACAACCACGATCCCCAAAATGCTGGTCAACATCCAAGCACAAACTCAGAGCATCACATATTCAGGCTGCCTCACCCAGATGTGCTTCGTCATGGTTTTTGCCTTTCTGGAAAATTTTCTCCTTACTGTCATGgcttatgaccgctatgtggccatttgTCACCCCTTAAGATACTCAATTATCATGAATCCGCAAAACTGTGGCCTGCTGATTATATTCTCACTGTTGCTAAGCATTCTGAATGCTCTGCTCCTCAGTCTAACAGCATTGCAGCTCTCTTTTTGCAAGGACCTGGAAATCcctcactttttctgtgaacttgCTCAGGTTGTCAAGCTAACATGTTCTAATACGCACATCAATGACCTTTTGTTATATTTGGTGGGTAGCATATTTGGTGTCGTTCCTCTCTCTGGGATCTTTTTCTCTTATACTCGAATTGTCTCCTCTGTTTTGAGAATGCCATCAGCGGGTGCAAAGCTGAAAGCTTTCTCCACCTGTGGATctcatttgtcagttgtttccttaTTCTATGGGACAGGTTTTGGAGTTTATATAAGTTCTATACTGACTGGCTCATCCAGGAAGACTGCAGTGGCTTCAGTTATGTACATTGTGGTTTCTCAGATGATGAACCCTTTTATCTACAGTCTGAGAAACAGGGACATGAAGGGAGCCTTGAGAAAACTCATCAGTGGGACACCTTCTTTTCTGTGGTTGTGCCCTCTACCTTGGACTTGTGTTTGTAGAATGAGGCAAAATAATAGTTAA